In one Sporomusa sphaeroides DSM 2875 genomic region, the following are encoded:
- the dtd gene encoding D-aminoacyl-tRNA deacylase — translation MRAVVQLTDNASVTVDDQEIAANGTGLTVFLGVGQEDTELDANYLAEKIVNLRIFPDEAGKMNLSLKDIKGELLVVSQFTLYGDCRKGRRPSFDTAAPPGEAIFLYEYFVTLCRDMGVPVACGKFQAEMIVRLTNHGPVTMLLDSKRLF, via the coding sequence ATGAGGGCTGTTGTTCAATTGACCGATAATGCCAGTGTAACAGTCGATGATCAGGAGATTGCCGCTAACGGCACAGGCCTGACTGTTTTTCTGGGGGTAGGGCAGGAAGATACCGAGCTGGATGCTAACTACCTTGCGGAAAAAATTGTAAATTTACGAATTTTTCCTGATGAAGCGGGAAAAATGAATTTATCCCTTAAGGATATAAAGGGAGAACTATTGGTAGTTTCTCAATTTACCCTATATGGTGATTGCCGCAAGGGACGCCGGCCGAGTTTTGATACCGCTGCGCCGCCTGGGGAAGCTATATTCCTTTACGAATACTTCGTAACCCTATGCCGGGATATGGGGGTTCCGGTAGCTTGTGGCAAGTTTCAGGCTGAGATGATTGTCCGCTTGACTAACCATGGGCCGGTAACCATGCTGTTAGACAGCAAACGGCTGTTTTAA
- a CDS encoding MBL fold metallo-hydrolase, giving the protein MKVIQMGVGHLGTNCYILYCEQTSKAAVIDPGGSAEAIIAEINKAGLKVEYIINTHGHADHIAANDAVKQATGAKVLIHYEDAEMLTSAERNLSIYIGGGMVCQSADRLLSHNDTISIGNIELKVLHTPGHTPGGICLLTDSLVVAGDTLFAGSIGRTDFPGGSYSQLIHSIKENLMPLADDVRVLPGHGPETTIGWERTHNSFIQ; this is encoded by the coding sequence GTGAAAGTGATTCAGATGGGAGTAGGGCATTTAGGAACAAATTGTTATATCCTCTATTGTGAACAAACCTCAAAAGCCGCGGTGATTGATCCTGGTGGCAGCGCCGAAGCAATTATTGCCGAGATTAATAAGGCAGGGCTTAAAGTGGAATATATTATTAATACTCACGGACATGCGGATCATATTGCTGCCAATGATGCCGTTAAACAGGCTACCGGTGCAAAAGTCTTAATTCATTATGAAGATGCAGAGATGTTGACAAGCGCCGAGCGTAACCTGTCAATATATATCGGCGGTGGTATGGTCTGTCAGAGTGCCGACAGATTGCTAAGCCATAATGACACGATTAGTATTGGGAATATTGAATTAAAGGTGCTGCACACTCCTGGCCATACCCCCGGGGGCATCTGTCTCTTGACCGATTCACTGGTGGTAGCGGGAGATACCTTATTTGCAGGGTCAATTGGACGGACTGATTTCCCCGGTGGTTCTTACAGTCAGCTAATTCACAGTATCAAAGAAAATCTTATGCCACTCGCCGATGATGTCAGGGTACTGCCAGGACACGGTCCGGAAACCACAATTGGCTGGGAACGTACCCATAATTCCTTTATTCAATAA
- a CDS encoding Fur family transcriptional regulator, with the protein MTIDLSNLRQMFREREYKLTPQRQIILQVFIDNRDKHLSAEDVHNIVRQQSNDIGLATVYRTLELLSELDILQKMDFGDGRSRYEMNETSTPHHHHHLICLYCGKVIEFEDDLLDDLENKISKNSNFTIVDHQVKFYGYCGECREKREE; encoded by the coding sequence ATGACGATTGATTTATCTAATTTGCGCCAAATGTTTAGAGAGCGCGAGTATAAGCTTACGCCGCAGCGGCAGATTATTTTGCAGGTATTTATCGATAACCGTGATAAGCATTTAAGTGCTGAAGATGTTCACAATATTGTGCGTCAGCAGTCCAATGATATTGGTTTGGCGACAGTATACCGTACCCTTGAATTGCTTAGTGAACTCGATATTCTGCAAAAGATGGACTTCGGTGATGGACGCAGCCGGTATGAGATGAATGAAACCAGCACGCCGCACCACCACCATCATCTTATTTGTCTCTATTGTGGTAAGGTTATTGAGTTTGAGGATGATCTTCTGGATGATCTTGAGAATAAAATCTCTAAAAACAGTAACTTTACTATTGTCGACCATCAGGTAAAGTTTTATGGATACTGCGGGGAGTGCCGCGAAAAACGTGAAGAGTAA